In a genomic window of Sarcophilus harrisii chromosome 4, mSarHar1.11, whole genome shotgun sequence:
- the RPE65 gene encoding retinoid isomerohydrolase, protein MQLQGLFLFESDTADLALPATKTEATGRIEHPAAGYRKLFETVEELSSPLPAHVQGRIPPWLTGSLLRCGPGLFEVGSEPFYHLFDGQALLHKFDFKEGRVTYHRRFIRTDAYVRAMTEKRIVLTEFGTCAFPDPCKNIFSRFFSYFRGVEVTDNALVNVYPVGEDYYACTETNFITKINPDTLETIKQVDLCNYVSVNGASAHPHIENDGTVYNIGNCFGKNFSLAYNIVRIPPLQADKEDPINKCEVVVQFPCSDRLKPSYVHSFGLTPNYIVFVETPVKINLLKFLSSWTLWGANYMDCFESNETMGVWLHVAEKKQGKYLNNKYRTSSFNLFHHINTYEEGNFLIVDLCCWKGFEFVYNYLYLANLRENWEEVKRNAIKAPQPEVRRYILPVVINKADTGKNLVSLPNTTAAAILRSDGTIWLEPEVLFSGSRQAFEFPQINYHKYGGKPYTYAYGLGLNHFVPDRLCKLNVKSKETWVWQEPDSYPSEPIFVSHPDAREEDDGVVLSVVVSPGVGQKPAYLLVLNAKDMTEVARAEVEINIPVTFHGLFKKS, encoded by the exons ATGCAGCTGCAGGGTCTGTTTCTGTTTGAGTCTGACACCGCTGATCTGGCCCTCCCTGCCACTAAAACTGAAGCCACGGGCAG AATTGAGCATCCAGCTGCAGGCTACAGGAAGCTTTTTGAAACTGTGGAAGAGCTGTCTTCACCACTCCCAGCTCATGTCCAAG GCAGAATTCCGCCATGGCTCACTGGCAGCCTCCTTCGATGTGGGCCTGGCCTGTTTGAAGTTGGAAGTGAGCCGTTTTATCATCTGTTTGACGGGCAAGCCCTTCTCCATAAGTTTGACTTTAAGGAAGGCCGGGTCACGTATCATAGAAG GTTCATCCGCACGGACGCCTACGTGAGAGCCATGACGGAGAAAAGGATCGTCCTGACGGAGTTCGGCACCTGCGCCTTCCCGGATCCGTGCAAAAACATCTTCTCCAG GTTCTTTTCTTACTTTCGAGGCGTGGAGGTCACCGACAATGCCCTGGTGAACGTCTACCCCGTGGGGGAAGATTACTACGCCTGCACCGAGACCAACTTCATCACCAAGATCAACCCGGACACTCTGGAGACCATCAAGCAG GTTGACCTTTGCAACTACGTCTCAGTCAATGGTGCATCGGCTCATCCCCACATCGAAAATGATGGGACTGTTTATAATATTGGTAACTGCTTTGGAAAGAACTTTTCTCTTGCTTACAACATTGTCAGGATTCCTCCCCTACAAGCAG acAAAGAAGACCCAATAAACAAGTGTGAGGTGGTCGTCCAATTTCCCTGTAGCGATCGGCTGAAACCATCTTACGTCCACAG CTTTGGGCTGACTCCAAATTACATTGTTTTTGTGGAGACACCCGTCAAAATTAACCTGCTCAAGTTCCTTTCCTCCTGGACCCTGTGGGGAGCCAACTACATGGATTGCTTTGAGTCCAATGAAACCATGGGG GTGTGGCTTCATGTAGCTGAAAAAAAACAAGGCAAGTACCTCAACAACAAATACAGAACATCCTCTTTTAACCTCTTCCATCACATTAACACATATGAAGAGGGCAACTTCCTGATTGTGGATCTCTGCTGCTGGAAAGG ATTTGAGTTCGTTTATAATTACTTGTATTTAGCCAATTTACGAGAGAACTGGGAGGAGGTCAAAAGAAATGCCATAAAGGCTCCCCAACCTGAAGTTCGGAGATATATCCTTCCTGTGGTTATTAACAAG GCTGATACAGGCAAAAATCTGGTGAGTTTGCCCAACACCACAGCAGCCGCTATTCTCCGTAGTGATGGGACCATCTGGCTGGAGCCCGAGGTCCTCTTCTCCGGATCCCGCCAAG CTTTTGAGTTTCCCCAAATCAATTATCACAAGTACGGTGGGAAACCCTACACATATGCCTATGGATTGGGACTGAACCACTTTGTTCCAGACAGG CTTTGTAAACTGAATGTCAAGAGCAAAGAAACGTGGGTGTGGCAGGAGCCAGACTCCTATCCGTCTGAGCCCATTTTCGTGTCACATCCAGATGCCCGTGAAGAAGATGATG GAGTGGTTCTGAGTGTGGTGGTGAGCCCCGGGGTGGGACAGAAGCCCGCTTACCTCCTGGTCCTCAACGCTAAGGACATGACCGAAGTCGCCCGGGCCGAAGTGGAAATCAACATCCCGGTCACCTTCCATGGGCTGTTTAAAAAGTCCTGA